The Kineothrix sp. MB12-C1 genome includes a window with the following:
- a CDS encoding GDSL-type esterase/lipase family protein, which translates to MKWIRKCPLFYGLVISGMLFTSLGIIGKNSIYKDYEYQWGKTPFAALVMEGISKGEYPLEHMNFSTSSVIEAVSGALNLPMGNKDGEGSPDKAVDGTTGSPLKVEAIPDESGKEILVQGEHTQEDRIREFQVVGEDYFDDAAFIGDSRTVGLFEYGGLGERSDFFAKTSLTIYDVLTKEVMKDEETGEKITIEDALQKKQYGKVYLMLGINELGTGTTQTFMKEYEKVVERIRQLQPEAVIFVEGIMRVAQEKDATDPIFNNTNINERNNAIAQLADNRQIFYIDVNEVVCDKNGNLEKDYTTDEIHLKAQYYEIWKQFLMNKGIE; encoded by the coding sequence ATGAAATGGATAAGGAAGTGTCCGTTATTTTATGGCCTTGTAATAAGCGGTATGCTTTTTACTTCGCTTGGAATAATCGGAAAAAATTCCATATATAAAGATTATGAATATCAATGGGGGAAGACTCCCTTTGCGGCTCTGGTGATGGAAGGGATCAGCAAGGGGGAATATCCATTGGAACATATGAACTTCAGCACTTCTTCCGTAATAGAGGCAGTATCCGGAGCGTTGAATCTTCCGATGGGAAATAAAGATGGGGAAGGATCTCCCGATAAGGCCGTGGATGGAACAACCGGCTCTCCTCTGAAAGTGGAAGCGATCCCTGATGAAAGTGGGAAAGAGATCCTCGTTCAGGGAGAGCATACACAAGAGGATAGAATTCGAGAGTTCCAAGTAGTAGGAGAGGATTACTTCGATGATGCCGCTTTTATAGGCGATTCCAGAACGGTAGGTCTCTTTGAATACGGAGGCTTGGGAGAACGAAGCGATTTCTTTGCCAAGACGTCGTTGACCATATACGATGTGCTGACCAAGGAAGTAATGAAAGACGAGGAAACAGGGGAAAAGATTACGATAGAAGATGCCCTGCAGAAGAAGCAGTATGGGAAAGTGTATCTTATGCTCGGTATTAACGAGCTGGGGACCGGAACGACGCAGACCTTTATGAAGGAATATGAAAAGGTAGTGGAGCGGATCAGGCAGTTACAGCCGGAGGCGGTCATCTTCGTGGAAGGCATTATGCGAGTGGCACAAGAGAAGGACGCAACCGATCCTATTTTCAATAACACGAATATTAATGAAAGAAATAATGCGATTGCGCAGCTTGCGGACAATCGACAAATATTTTATATCGATGTCAATGAAGTAGTGTGCGATAAGAATGGCAATCTGGAGAAGGATTATACGACGGATGAGATTCATTTGAAGGCACAATACTATGAAATATGGAAGCAATTTCTGATGAACAAAGGAATTGAATAA
- a CDS encoding MBOAT family O-acyltransferase — MVLFSGMEFLFRFLPIFLAIYYITSQKYRNTALLFGSVVFYAVGEPYFILLLLVSVWMNYILAKKISLYGKKREYWLAAALLLDVGLLVIFKMLGAFVGNEILPLGLSFYTFKMISFQMDIYKRTIKELPTFKRTAVYFMMFPQIVSGPVMRFSEGGFTLEKRIYSWEQFEKGLYFFILGMGTKVLLADRLAILWKDIHTIGYESISTLLAWLGAFSYSMQLYFDFWGYSLMAAGLGMMLGFPFIMNFDHPYASRSVSEFWRRWHVTLGRFFRDYVYIPLGGSREGMGKTVRNLLIVWILTGFWHGVSPNFILWGLILFLIIMMEKLWLGKWLQKYSILGRCYMLVLLPVTWMLFAITDMGQLLVYLGRMFPLIGGEGIAVNSQDIVKYLSMYGPYLAAGILWCIPSVYRFLGKHRKHPIVIAGLVCIFWLSVYITVSMGNNPFAYLKF; from the coding sequence ATGGTATTGTTTTCCGGGATGGAATTCCTGTTTCGTTTTTTGCCGATTTTCTTAGCCATTTATTATATAACATCGCAAAAATACAGAAATACGGCGTTATTGTTCGGGAGCGTCGTATTTTATGCCGTAGGAGAGCCGTATTTCATACTGCTTCTTTTGGTATCCGTATGGATGAATTATATTCTGGCGAAAAAAATAAGCTTATATGGAAAAAAGAGAGAGTATTGGTTAGCAGCAGCCCTATTATTAGATGTAGGGCTATTAGTTATATTTAAAATGCTCGGTGCATTTGTTGGAAATGAAATACTGCCTTTAGGGCTTAGCTTTTATACGTTCAAAATGATTTCCTTTCAGATGGATATCTATAAAAGGACAATTAAGGAACTGCCAACATTTAAACGTACCGCTGTTTATTTTATGATGTTTCCTCAGATTGTATCTGGGCCGGTTATGCGTTTCTCGGAGGGCGGATTCACACTTGAGAAGCGTATTTACTCTTGGGAACAATTTGAAAAGGGGCTTTATTTCTTTATTTTGGGAATGGGAACAAAGGTGCTCCTTGCGGATCGTCTGGCGATTCTTTGGAAGGATATCCATACCATAGGTTATGAGAGCATATCCACCTTGCTCGCATGGCTGGGGGCTTTTTCTTATTCTATGCAGCTATATTTTGACTTCTGGGGATATTCTCTTATGGCGGCGGGGCTCGGTATGATGCTGGGTTTTCCTTTTATTATGAATTTCGATCATCCATACGCTTCGCGCAGCGTTAGTGAGTTCTGGCGGCGGTGGCACGTGACGCTTGGAAGATTTTTCAGGGATTATGTCTATATTCCTCTGGGAGGCAGCCGGGAAGGAATGGGTAAGACGGTGCGCAATCTGCTGATTGTATGGATTCTGACCGGATTTTGGCATGGTGTCAGCCCTAACTTTATTTTGTGGGGACTTATTCTCTTTTTGATTATTATGATGGAGAAGCTTTGGCTGGGAAAATGGCTGCAGAAATATTCGATTCTGGGCAGGTGTTATATGCTTGTTTTGCTCCCTGTCACATGGATGCTGTTTGCCATCACGGATATGGGTCAGCTTCTCGTATATTTAGGCAGGATGTTTCCATTGATCGGGGGAGAGGGAATTGCAGTTAATTCACAGGATATCGTGAAATACTTGAGTATGTATGGTCCGTATCTGGCGGCTGGCATCCTCTGGTGTATTCCATCTGTCTATCGTTTTCTAGGCAAGCATAGGAAGCATCCGATAGTGATCGCAGGTCTGGTCTGCATCTTCTGGCTCTCCGTTTATATTACGGTCAGCATGGGGAATAATCCCTTCGCATATTTGAAATTTTAG
- a CDS encoding stage V sporulation protein AD, with translation MSKEKSGYAIGKQSIEMKEPVYIRESASVVGTKEGQGPLAELFDMIGQDDMFGCASWEEAESSLQKDAVYLALGKAGMKKEEIRYIFAGDLLGQSIASSFGLASYEMPLIGMYGACSTCGLTLSMGAITVAGGFAEHVVCVTSSHFASAEKEFRFPLGYGNQRPLSASWTVTGSGAFVLSGDKGAKSRAAITGITTGKIMDYGLKDSMNMGACMAPSACDTIYQNLMDFNRRPSDYDKIITGDLGTVGQHALIDLLNKKGIDISGQHMDCGIEIYDAKEQDTHAGGSGCGCSAVTLSAYILKKLEEGVWKRVLFVPTGALLSKTSFNEGQTVPGIAHGVVLETITG, from the coding sequence ATGAGCAAGGAAAAAAGTGGATACGCCATCGGAAAACAGAGCATAGAAATGAAAGAGCCTGTCTATATCAGGGAAAGTGCCAGTGTTGTCGGTACGAAGGAGGGGCAAGGTCCCTTGGCAGAATTATTTGATATGATAGGTCAGGATGATATGTTTGGCTGTGCTTCCTGGGAGGAAGCGGAGAGTAGCCTGCAAAAAGACGCCGTGTATCTGGCGCTGGGTAAGGCAGGCATGAAGAAAGAAGAAATACGTTATATTTTTGCCGGTGATTTACTGGGGCAGTCGATAGCCAGCAGTTTCGGCTTGGCATCCTATGAGATGCCTCTTATCGGAATGTACGGTGCCTGTTCTACCTGCGGACTGACGCTTAGTATGGGAGCGATAACGGTTGCAGGGGGATTTGCAGAACATGTAGTATGTGTGACATCCAGCCATTTTGCCAGCGCGGAGAAGGAGTTTCGTTTTCCCTTAGGATATGGCAATCAACGCCCTCTTTCCGCTTCGTGGACAGTGACAGGAAGCGGCGCCTTCGTTCTAAGCGGTGATAAAGGAGCGAAGTCCAGGGCGGCGATTACCGGAATTACAACAGGGAAAATCATGGACTACGGATTAAAAGATTCCATGAATATGGGAGCCTGCATGGCACCGTCAGCCTGCGATACCATCTATCAGAACTTAATGGATTTCAATCGAAGACCTTCGGATTATGATAAGATTATTACGGGAGACTTGGGGACTGTGGGGCAGCATGCACTTATCGATTTGCTGAATAAGAAGGGAATCGATATATCCGGGCAGCATATGGACTGCGGAATTGAGATTTATGATGCGAAGGAGCAGGATACCCATGCAGGGGGAAGCGGCTGTGGATGCAGCGCGGTCACGTTGTCGGCCTACATTCTGAAAAAGTTAGAAGAAGGTGTGTGGAAACGAGTATTGTTCGTACCTACCGGAGCCCTCCTTTCGAAAACGAGTTTCAATGAAGGACAGACAGTGCCGGGCATTGCTCATGGCGTTGTGCTTGAGACCATAACAGGTTAA
- the trxA gene encoding thioredoxin, whose translation MSAINLTKETFDQEVLNSDKPVLVDFWASWCGPCRMVLPIVEELAEELTDVKVCKVNVDEEGDLAARYRVMTIPTLMVFKDGNAVNTTIGAKSKAEIMQMLQ comes from the coding sequence ATGAGCGCAATTAACTTAACGAAGGAAACATTTGATCAAGAGGTTTTGAATTCCGATAAGCCTGTATTAGTAGATTTTTGGGCATCCTGGTGCGGCCCTTGCCGTATGGTCCTGCCCATCGTGGAAGAATTGGCGGAAGAACTTACCGATGTGAAAGTATGCAAAGTAAACGTAGACGAAGAGGGAGATTTGGCAGCACGTTATCGTGTAATGACCATTCCTACTCTGATGGTATTCAAAGACGGTAATGCAGTGAATACAACGATCGGTGCAAAATCAAAAGCAGAAATCATGCAAATGCTGCAGTAG
- a CDS encoding CoA-disulfide reductase — MDMEKKKYGKTVIIGGVAGGATAAARLRRMDEHMEIIILERGDYISYANCGLPYYIGGAIKERDDLLLQTPQAMKRRFNIEVRVRNEVTAIHTEEKTVSVKNLQTGETYDESYDALIIATGSSPLKPPIPGIDAPNIFTLWTVPDTDRIKEYISVNKPKRAAVIGGGFIGLEMAENLHEAGVNVSIIEMQNQVMAPIDYEMAQLLHENLEMNGVELVLGDGVAAFENDGQGTQIHLSSGKIIEADMVILSIGIRPNSTLAKEAGIELNARGGIIADEHMRTSVPDIYAVGDVIETENYTLKDRTMVPLAGPANKQARVLADVMTGTDRSYKGVQGTSVAKVFDLTAAAVGVNEKTLKARGLIKEKDYHSVIIDQKSHAGYYPGAAMLTLKLLFDKDGKILGAQVIGEDGADKRIDILATTMRLNGSVYDLAELELAYAPPYGSAKDAVNMLGFVAQNVLEGLVSFTSYDEMDQMLEEERKDVTILDVTEAVEREIYAVKDSYHIPLGELRERMIELPKDQLIIVYCAIGVRAYNGARILMQNGFSNVKVLSGGMTFYKSMHYKDRMSTLSHKEQDGSSAGTSEESEGDRLAGEIANKKIKVVDCCGMQCPGPIMKVNEALCEMKEGEVLQVCSTDMGFARDVEAWCRRTGNELLKSERKERQYTVLIEKGSDKCRVNNIDTCSTGMISQDKQGKTMVVFSGDLDKVLASFIIANGAAAMGRPVTMFFTFWGLNALRKPEKQFIEKSLIEKMFGAMMPRGTRKLKLSKMNMAGMGTAMMKKVMKDKNVDSLEALMKQAMANGVKLVACTMSMDVMGITKEELIEGVELAGVASYLGDAEEANVNLFI, encoded by the coding sequence ATGGATATGGAAAAGAAAAAGTATGGAAAAACCGTAATTATAGGAGGTGTCGCAGGAGGAGCTACTGCTGCGGCACGTCTTAGAAGAATGGATGAACATATGGAGATTATCATATTAGAGCGGGGAGATTATATTTCGTACGCTAACTGTGGTCTTCCATATTATATTGGCGGTGCGATCAAAGAGCGTGATGACCTTCTATTGCAGACGCCGCAAGCAATGAAAAGGCGATTCAATATTGAAGTTCGAGTGCGTAATGAAGTGACGGCGATTCATACGGAGGAGAAAACGGTATCGGTAAAGAATCTGCAGACGGGAGAAACTTACGATGAGAGCTACGATGCGCTCATTATTGCGACTGGTTCTTCTCCTTTGAAGCCCCCGATTCCGGGAATTGATGCTCCGAATATTTTCACGCTCTGGACCGTCCCCGATACGGATCGCATCAAGGAATATATATCTGTAAATAAGCCGAAAAGAGCGGCAGTAATCGGCGGCGGTTTTATTGGTCTGGAGATGGCGGAGAACCTCCATGAAGCCGGAGTGAATGTGAGCATTATCGAAATGCAAAATCAGGTGATGGCTCCCATAGACTATGAGATGGCGCAGCTTCTTCATGAGAATCTGGAGATGAATGGGGTGGAGCTGGTCTTGGGAGATGGTGTTGCCGCCTTTGAAAATGATGGGCAAGGAACTCAGATTCACCTTTCCAGCGGGAAAATAATAGAAGCGGATATGGTGATTCTCTCCATCGGTATTCGCCCAAACAGTACATTAGCAAAAGAGGCCGGCATCGAATTGAATGCCAGGGGCGGTATTATCGCGGATGAACATATGAGAACCTCTGTGCCGGATATTTATGCGGTGGGAGATGTAATAGAGACTGAGAATTATACGTTAAAAGATAGAACCATGGTACCCCTCGCAGGGCCGGCGAATAAACAGGCTCGTGTTCTGGCGGATGTTATGACGGGAACGGATAGAAGTTATAAAGGAGTACAGGGGACTTCCGTGGCGAAAGTATTCGATTTGACGGCGGCTGCCGTAGGTGTGAACGAGAAGACATTGAAGGCGAGAGGTCTTATAAAAGAGAAGGACTATCACTCCGTTATCATCGATCAGAAATCTCACGCTGGCTATTATCCCGGGGCAGCAATGCTCACATTGAAGCTGTTATTCGATAAAGATGGGAAAATATTAGGTGCCCAGGTAATCGGAGAAGATGGTGCGGATAAACGAATCGATATTCTCGCTACGACAATGCGTTTGAATGGAAGCGTATACGATCTGGCAGAATTGGAGTTGGCATATGCCCCTCCTTACGGATCAGCCAAGGATGCGGTAAATATGTTGGGCTTCGTGGCACAGAATGTGCTGGAAGGTTTGGTGAGTTTCACCTCCTATGATGAGATGGATCAGATGTTGGAAGAAGAAAGAAAAGACGTTACCATCTTGGATGTAACAGAGGCGGTAGAACGGGAAATATACGCGGTGAAGGATTCTTACCATATTCCTCTTGGCGAATTAAGGGAACGTATGATAGAATTACCTAAAGACCAGTTGATTATCGTTTATTGTGCAATCGGTGTTCGGGCATACAACGGTGCCAGAATATTGATGCAGAATGGATTCTCCAATGTAAAAGTTCTTTCAGGCGGAATGACTTTTTATAAATCCATGCATTACAAGGATAGGATGAGTACATTATCTCATAAAGAGCAAGATGGCAGCTCCGCCGGAACCTCGGAAGAAAGCGAGGGTGATAGGCTTGCCGGAGAGATAGCGAATAAGAAAATCAAAGTGGTGGATTGTTGTGGAATGCAGTGTCCCGGACCGATTATGAAAGTGAATGAAGCTCTGTGTGAAATGAAGGAAGGAGAAGTCCTCCAAGTCTGCTCCACCGATATGGGATTCGCAAGGGATGTGGAGGCATGGTGCAGAAGGACGGGGAATGAACTCCTTAAGTCCGAGCGCAAGGAGAGACAATACACTGTTCTTATCGAAAAGGGAAGCGATAAATGCCGGGTAAATAATATAGATACGTGTAGTACAGGAATGATCAGTCAGGATAAGCAAGGAAAGACAATGGTTGTATTCAGCGGGGATTTGGATAAGGTACTCGCATCCTTTATCATTGCCAATGGAGCGGCTGCTATGGGACGTCCGGTTACGATGTTCTTCACCTTCTGGGGATTGAATGCCCTTAGGAAACCGGAGAAGCAATTCATAGAAAAATCCCTGATCGAGAAAATGTTCGGCGCTATGATGCCCAGAGGAACGAGGAAGCTGAAGCTATCGAAGATGAATATGGCCGGTATGGGAACTGCTATGATGAAGAAGGTAATGAAAGATAAAAATGTAGATTCCCTGGAAGCGTTAATGAAGCAGGCCATGGCAAATGGTGTGAAGCTTGTAGCCTGTACGATGTCTATGGATGTTATGGGTATCACCAAGGAAGAACTAATAGAAGGTGTAGAGCTTGCCGGAGTGGCTTCCTATCTGGGAGATGCGGAAGAGGCGAATGTGAATCTATTCATATAA